The following coding sequences are from one Anaerolineae bacterium window:
- the cas2 gene encoding CRISPR-associated endonuclease Cas2 — MRCLVVYDISDDKLRAKVADILIDYGLDRVQYSAFVGQLARTHIEEMSLKVKRRVGRAKGAKVLVFTICQKDWDERIDIP; from the coding sequence ATGCGGTGCCTGGTGGTGTACGACATAAGCGACGACAAGCTGCGCGCGAAGGTGGCCGACATCCTCATAGATTATGGGCTCGATCGCGTGCAGTACAGCGCCTTCGTCGGGCAGTTGGCGCGCACCCACATCGAGGAGATGAGCCTCAAAGTGAAGCGCCGGGTGGGCAGGGCCAAGGGCGCGAAGGTGCTGGTCTTCACTATCTGCCAGAAGGATTGGGATGAACGAATTGACATACCTTGA